TAAACGTACCGAAACCGATGAAACTTACACTCTTGCCTGCCGCAAGTGCTTCCGTGATTGTATCGATGGCAGCATCGAGGACCGCTTCGGTGTCTTTTTTAGACAATCCCGCTTTTTCGGCGACAGCTTGAACGAACTCGGCTTTTTTCATGGGGCTATCCTTATGTGAGATTTACACGGTCATTGTACAATGTTTTATTTCAAATTGCAAGAAATTACAGGGAAAAACTCAACTTAAATGCCATGATGCCGATATTTACTGCAACAAAAGCGGACTGGGAACCAAATTTGCTTCTTTGAAAGCAGGTTGATGCAAAGCCCCATGAAAGTGATCGTTCACGGCAGGCGAAGGAGCCAAAATGCGCATTACACAGAACAATTTTTACAACAGATTCGTCGCGGAGCAGCAAGGGATCAAACAGCAGCTCGATGCTTTGAGCCGGCAGATCTCCTCGGGTACGAAGATCAAATACGGGTACGAAGATCCGGCGGTCTTTGCCGACACGCTTCGACTCGATTACGAGGAACATTCGTTGACACAGGCGGTCAGTGTCGCGACCGATGCGCAGAATTTCGCCGACAATACCGACAGTGTGATGTTTCAGTTCAGCGATGCGCTCACCCGTTTCAAGACGCTGCTGATTCAGGCGGCCAACGGTTCCAACGCCGAGAGTAACTACTACGCCATCAGCAACGAGCTCAAGTCGCTCAAGGAACATCTCGTCAATCTGGGCAACAGTTCCATCAACGGACGCTTTCTCTTTTCCGGCAGCAAGCTGGATGTCAAACCGCTCGATAAAAATGGCCACTATCACGGCAACGGGGAGGAACTCAAAGCGGTTGTCGGAGCCGGTGTGGAAGTGCCCTACAACATTCCAGGAGAAGATCTTTTTTTGGGCGAAGACGCCAATGTGCACCGTGTGGTAACGACCAACATCCCTCTTCTGAAAGCGAACGGAAACGACCCCGTCACGCTCGATACGACCCTTCAGGAGGTGACGGGCAATGCCAACAGTTTTACATTCACCGTACAGGGACGAAAAAGCGACGGAACGATCGTTTCGAGCAGTTTCTCATTGAATCCGGCTCAGACTGTCAAAGACCTGCTGGACAAAATAGCCGAACAGTACAGCAACGACACTGTCGATGTCGGACTGGTCAACGGGTACATTCATGTCAGAGACAAATTGAAAGGAAACAGCCTGTTTGATTTCCATATATATGGTACGGATGGCACCGAGGACATAGATTTTATAAAAACTCCCGGCACGGCATCCGGTACGTATGACGGTGTACCGTTTGAAAAAACGGGAGAATATACCTTCAGGGGAAATATGGGACAGTTTTTGCTCTCCAACGGTTCTGTGGCTAAGGGGTCCAACAGACTTCAGGAGACGACGGCTGTCGATCTAAGCGGCGGAAGAACGTTGAATATCGCCATCAACGGAACCGATCCTGCCG
This genomic interval from Hydrogenimonas urashimensis contains the following:
- a CDS encoding HU family DNA-binding protein; this translates as MKKAEFVQAVAEKAGLSKKDTEAVLDAAIDTITEALAAGKSVSFIGFGTFTTAERAARKAKVPGTDRVVDVPATRAVKFKVGKKLKEAVAK
- the flgL gene encoding flagellar hook-associated protein FlgL, producing MRITQNNFYNRFVAEQQGIKQQLDALSRQISSGTKIKYGYEDPAVFADTLRLDYEEHSLTQAVSVATDAQNFADNTDSVMFQFSDALTRFKTLLIQAANGSNAESNYYAISNELKSLKEHLVNLGNSSINGRFLFSGSKLDVKPLDKNGHYHGNGEELKAVVGAGVEVPYNIPGEDLFLGEDANVHRVVTTNIPLLKANGNDPVTLDTTLQEVTGNANSFTFTVQGRKSDGTIVSSSFSLNPAQTVKDLLDKIAEQYSNDTVDVGLVNGYIHVRDKLKGNSLFDFHIYGTDGTEDIDFIKTPGTASGTYDGVPFEKTGEYTFRGNMGQFLLSNGSVAKGSNRLQETTAVDLSGGRTLNIAINGTDPAAAFGIDETTSYQQLIDELKSQVSAVTGNDAAVWIDRNGKLNIQSEGLDSFALYDANAPSLLFNTNDALTVDDPKHDLFASLGEAIEAVENGLLYPDGSNDALARNPGIENALERIDHVLDHVEKEHTKIGAMSNSLKYAVERSETLRINVQTLRSDVLDTDIGEATVRLNQLSLNFQAMMASIAKVQNLSLVNYI